A window of the Brassica napus cultivar Da-Ae chromosome A2, Da-Ae, whole genome shotgun sequence genome harbors these coding sequences:
- the LOC106416438 gene encoding putative F-box/LRR-repeat protein 23, translating to MKLPLLEELDVSFITLSGDSLRVVGQSCPYLKTFKLNCVGDIRTANEGDDDALAIAETMPGLHNLQLFGNKLTDAGLNAIIDHCLNLEHLDLRQCFNVNIVGDLEKRCSERVKVLRRPNDSTHDYPYEEVLVFNMMRASEDGFMPNVSYYRDFEGASDHSDYDPYDVYDDPWDMYGDLRF from the coding sequence ATGAAGCTTCCATTGCTTGAAGAACTCGATGTCTCGTTCATCACACTGTCCGGAGATTCTCTCAGAGTTGTAGGCCAGTCTTGTCCTTATCTGAAGACATTTAAGCTAAACTGCGTGGGTGACATTCGTACTGCGAACGAGGGCGACGATGATGCTCTAGCTATCGCTGAAACAATGCCTGGACTTCACAACCTCCAGCTTTTCGGAAACAAATTAACAGACGCTGGTTTAAACGCCATTATTGATCATTGTCTTAACCTGGAACATCTTGATTTACGTCAGTGTTTCAACGTTAACATTGTCGGAGATCTGGAGAAGCGGTGTTCCGAAAGGGTCAAAGTTTTGAGACGACCTAATGATTCTACTCATGATTACCCATATGAAGAAGTGTTGGTTTTCAATATGATGAGAGCATCTGAAGATGGCTTCATGCCAAATGTTAGTTATTATCGTGACTTCGAAGGTGCCAGTGACCATTCTGACTACGACCCTTATGATGTTTATGATGACCCGTGGGATATGTACGGCGATCTGCGTTTCTAG